The following coding sequences lie in one Xiphophorus maculatus strain JP 163 A chromosome 4, X_maculatus-5.0-male, whole genome shotgun sequence genomic window:
- the abcc12 gene encoding multidrug resistance-associated protein 9 produces MKKDYSIEQSRNRRTSFTDDGLRWRTGSEFAHPDHTDVPSSRVSHPSLFGKYQPSLQTLKPFRWSSPQSHPVDNAGFLSFTTFAWMTPMMWAIFRNRLDLSSLSLSPFDVADTSGERLQRLWEEEVAKKGLEKASLVRAVLRFQRTRLILSVIIGTFAMGAAFVGPGILVNEILNYIESPEKSTVAHGVGLAVALFCTEFLKAFFISLMWAVNLRTAARLKGAFSCMAFQKVISLRVHSGISMGEMINVLTSDGHRLFEAVLFGSFALCAPVIFIACVVLACYVLGYTALTGVCTYIIFVPIQFVLAKLINKFRWKAMQLTDGRVRTMNEILNSIKLIKMYAWEESFEKKIAGLRKKEKKQVRLVSYIQNINTSITSIIPTVATVLTFLVHTLLGLSLTTSDAFTTIAIFNSMRFSLALLPLCVKALAEAAVSLKRLRKILLVQNPKPYLEQRKGNHTSVEMRNATLSWTKAASGPDLPNGQMKNRKQDDTDLSESLATLKNISFTLPKGNLLGVCGNVGSGKTSLISSILEQMHLIRGSIIADGTFAYVSQQAWIFHGTVQENILMGEAFDQAKYDRVLDVCSLRADLQILPYGDRTEIGERGLNLSGGQKQRISLARAVYANKDIYLLDDPLSAVDAHVGKHIFEECIKKELQGKSIILVTHQLQYLEFCDDILVLEEGEVREAGNHQALMKANGRYAQLISNYQMEQSETQKEEEEEKEEEEASHKEAAEIRQLADSGIVNPAFDMSDETDDGAPADQKPAVTGEDQLVSQESSTEGSVSWRIYHQYCQAVGGYFVTFLTVFIIVLMIGSTAFSNWWLSYWLGQGDGSNSTSNSGNMTSKPGDVSQNPRLHFYQMIYGVMILVTLVLAVIKCFFYTHVTLRAACKLHDSMFRKILASPMSFFDTTPTGRILNRFAKDQEELDSVLPLHMDPFLQFCLLVTFTIVIIASVFPAMLAAVVVMGVLFTLMLFVFQRGIRQMKKMENISRSPCISLTTSTLQGLSTIHAYNIRDSHIKLFKSLNDINSNHYLLFHSGTRWLSFWLDFMAASMALLVALFVVLSSNDVISQPLKGLTMSYTIQLTGMLQYVVRQSTEVEARFNSVERLLEYITTCKSEAPRHIKGVKIPDGWPKNGAIAFQEYKMRYRDNTPIVLNGLDFAIQAGEKLGIVGRTGSGKSSLGVALFRLVEPEGGSILIDDVDIAAIGLRDLRSKLSIIPQDPVLFTGTVRYNLDPFNQYTDEEIWAVLQKTYMKDSISKLDGTLQAEVLENGENFSVGERQLMCMARALLRNSKIILLDEATASIDSETDALIQNTIKEAFHDCTMLTIAHRINTVMYADRILVMDDGKAAELDPPEVLKQRPDSLFSSLLAAANTVNT; encoded by the exons ACAGATGATGGTCTTCGATGGAGAACTGGATCTGAATTTGCCCACCCAGATCACACCGACGTTCCTAGCAGCAGGGTGTCCCACCCCTCCCTGTTTGGGAAATACCAGCCCAGCCTACAGACTCTCAAGCCCTTCCGCTGGTCTTCCCCACA ATCCCACCCTGTGGACAATGCAGGCTTCTTGTCGTTTACAACCTTTGCCTGGATGACTCCCATGATGTGGGCCATATTCAGGAACAGGCTGGACTTGTCCTCTCTTAGCCTCTCCCCATTTGACGTAGCTGACACCAGCGGAGAGAG GTTGCAGAGACTCTGGGAGGAGGAGGTGGCAAAGAAAGGCCTGGAGAAGGCGTCCCTGGTCAGAGCTGTTCTCCGCTTTCAGAGAACGAGGCTCATTCTGTCCGTCATCATCGGCACCTTCGCCATGGGAGCAGCTTTCGTTGGCCCA GGCATCCTGGTTAACGAAATCCTGAACTACATAGAAAGCCCAGAGAAGTCCACGGTGGCCCACGGCGTCGGTCTGGCCGTGGCTCTGTTCTGCACCGAGTTCCTCAAAGCTTTCTTCATCTCCCTGATGTGGGCGGTCAACCTGCGGACGGCCGCCAGGCTGAAAGGAGCCTTCTCCTGTATGGCCTTTCAGAAAGTCATCTCTCTGAGGGTGCACAGCGGCATTTCAATGGGAGAG ATGATTAACGTCTTGACCAGCGACGGCCACCGGTTGTTCGAGGCGGTGCTGTTTGGGAGCTTCGCGCTCTGCGCCCCGGTGATCTTCATCGCCTGCGTTGTGTTAGCCTGCTATGTTTTGGGTTACACCGCACTGACAGGAGTCTGCACCTACATCATCTTCGTCCCCATACAG TTTGTCCTGGCAAAGCTCATTAACAAGTTCAGATGGAAAGCCATGCAGCTCACAGACGGCCGCGTCCGCACCATGAACGAGATTCTGAACAGCATCAAGCTCATCAAGATGTACGCCTGGGAGGAGTCCTTTGAGAAGAAGATAGCAG GgttaagaaaaaaggaaaagaagcagGTACGGCTGGTCAGCTACATCCAGAACATCAACACCAGCATCACCAGCATCATCCCGACCGTCGCCACTGTTCTCACCTTCCTGGTGCACACTCTGCTGGGTTTGTCACTCACCACGTCCGAC GCCTTCACTACCATCGCCATATTCAACTCCATGAGGTTCTCCCTCGCTCTGCTGCCACTGTGCGTGAAGGCTCTTGCTGAAGCCGCTGTGTCCCTCAAGAGATTAAGG AAAATCCTGCTGGTCCAGAATCCCAAGCCCTACCTGGAGCAAAGGAAAGGCAACCACACCTCTGTAGAGATGAGAAACGCAACGCTGTCCTGGACCAAGGCAGCCAGCGGGCCAGACCTCCCCAACGGCCAGATGAAGAACCGCAAGCAAGACGACACGGATCTGAGTGAGAGCTTAGCAACGCTGAAGAACATCTCCTTCACTCTGCCCAAG GGCAACCTGCTGGGCGTGTGCGGCAACGTGGGGAGCGGAAAGACGTCGCTCATTTCCAGCATTCTAGAACAG ATGCACCTTATTCGGGGCTCCATCATAGCTGACGGGACGTTCGCCTACGTCTCCCAGCAGGCCTGGATTTTCCACGGAACCGTTCAAGAAAATATTCTGATGGGGGAAGCTTTCGACCAGGCCAA ATATGACCGGGTTTTGGATGTGTGCAGCCTCAGAGCTGACCTTCAGATACTTCCATATGGAGATCGGACCGAG attggAGAACGGGGGCTCAACCTGTCAGGAGGACAGAAGCAGAGGATCAGCCTGGCAAGGGCCGTCTACGCCAACAAAGACATCTACCTGCTGGACGATCCGCTGTCTGCTGTCGATGCCCACGTGGGGAAACACATCTTTGAAGAATGCATAAAGAAAGAGCTTCAAGGAAAATCCATCATACTCGTCACACATCAACTCCAG TATCTGGAGTTCTGTGACGACATCCTGGTTCTGGAAGAGGGCGAAGTGAGGGAGGCCGGGAATCACCAGGCACTGATGAAGGCCAATGGACGCTACGCTCAGCTCATCAGCAACTACCAGATGGAGCAGTCGGAA AcgcagaaggaggaggaagaagagaaggaggaggaggaggcgtcCCACAAAGAGGCTGCTGAGATCAGACAGCTTGCCGACAGTGGGATAGTAAACCCCG cttttgacATGTCAGATGAAACTGATGATGGGGCGCCAGCAGACCAGAAGC CCGCTGTGACGGGTGAAGATCAGCTGGTGAGTCAGGAGTCCTCCACAGAGGGATCTGTGTCCTGGAGAATCTACCACCAGTACTGCCAAGCAGTTGGAG GTTATTTCGTCACCTTCCTCACCGTCTTCATCATAGTCCTCATGATCGGATCCACAGCCTTCAGCAACTGGTGGCTAAGCTACTGGCTGGGGCAGGGAGACGGG tcCAATTCAACGTCTAACTCTGGAAATATGACTTCTAAACCGGGTGACGTCTCCCAAAATCCCCGCCTGCACTTCTACCAAATGATTTATGGAGTGATGATCCTCGTCACGTTGGTCCTTGCTGTTATCAAGTGCTTTTTTTACACTCATGTCACACTCAGAGCTGCCTGCAAACTTCATGACAGCATGTTCCGAAAG ATTCTTGCCAGCCCGATGAGTTTCTTTGACACGACGCCTACTGGACGAATTCTCAACCGCTTTGCCAAAGATCAGGAGGAGTTGGACTCTGTGCTTCCTCTCCACATGGACCCCTTCCTGCAGTTTTGTCTCCTCGTCACATTCACCATCGTCATCATCGCCTCTGTTTTCCCCGCCAtgctggcagctgtggttgtcatGGGTGTTTTATTCACCCTCATGCTCTT TGTATTTCAGAGAGGCATTCGTCAGATGAAGAAGATGGAGAACATCAGCCGCTCTCCGTGCATCTCTCTCACCACCTCCACCCTACAGGGCCTCAGCACCATCCACGCCTACAACATCAGGGACAGCCACATAAAACT GTTCAAATCTCTGAACGACATCAACTCCAACCATTACTTGCTGTTCCACTCCGGCACACGGTGGCTCTCTTTCTGGTTGGACTTCATGGCCGCCTCCATGGCGCTGCTGGTGGCTCTGTTTGTGGTGCTGAGCAGCAACGACGTCATTAGTCAGCCTCTAAAAGGCCTCACCATGTCATACACCATACAG CTGACAGGCATGCTCCAGTATGTAGTGAGGCAGTCAACTGAAGTGGAGGCCAGGTTCAACTCGGTGGAACGACTGCTGGAATACATCACG ACCTGTAAGTCTGAGGCCCCCAGACACATAAAGGGGGTTAAGATTCCTGACGGCTGGCCCAAAAACGGAGCGATTGCCTTCCAGGAGTACAAAATGAGGTACAGAGACAACACGCCTATCGTCCTGAACGGGCTCGATTTCGCCATCCAGGCTGGAGAGAAGCTGGGCATCGTGGGAAGGACGGGCTCTG GGAAATCCTCCCTAGGCGTGGCTCTGTTCAGACTGGTGGAGCCGGAGGGAGGGAGCATTCTTATAGACGACGTGGACATCGCAGCCATCGGCCTGCGGGATCTGCGCAGCAAACTCTCCATCATCCCCCAGGACCCGGTGCTCTTCACTGGCACAGTCAG GTACAACCTAGATCCTTTTAATCAGTATACTGATGAGGAGATCTGGGCGGTGCTACAGAAAACCTACATGAAGGACTCG ATCTCCAAGCTAGACGGGACGTTGCAGGCAGAAGTGTTGGAGAATGGAGAAAACTTCTCTGTCGGTGAGAGGCAGCTGATGTGTATGGCCAGAGCGCTTCTCCGTAACTCCAAG ATCATTCTGCTGGACGAGGCCACGGCCTCCATCGATTCAGAGACAGACGCTCTGATCCAAAACACCATCAAAGAGGCCTTCCACGACTGCACCATGCTCACCATCGCACATCGCATCAACACTGTGATGTATGCAGACCGCATTCTGGTCATGGACGACGGAAAG GCAGCAGAACTGGACCCCCCAGAAGTGCTGAAGCAAAGACCCGACTCCTTGTTCTCCTCACTCCTCGCTGCTGCTAACACTGTGAACACATaa